Proteins encoded by one window of Vicinamibacterales bacterium:
- the acs gene encoding acetate--CoA ligase, with protein sequence MSDQSSKTTPEIDALLSENRRFEPSEAFRAAANVNDPGVYDRAAKDPEAFWEGFARELEWMTPWSKTLEWTPPYAKWFVGGTLNASVNCVDRHIRGPRRNKAAIIWEGEPGERRTLTYFALYRQVSQFANVLKARGVVKGDRVALYMPLVPELAIAMLACARIGAVHSVVFGGFSAESLRDRINDSACKVLVTADGGYRRGSIVPLKQMADEAVEQTPSITSVIVVKRGAADLRVHMKAGRDHWYHELMDEASYQCTPEPMDSEDMLYILYTSGTTGKPKGIVHTTGGYLTGTYATSKWVFDLKEDDVYWCTADIGWVTGHSYVVYGPLANGATVLMYEGAPDWPKKDRFWEIVERYGVTVFYTAPTAIRAFMRWGTEWPEKRDLSSLRLLGSVGEPINPEAWIWYHLHIGRERCPIVDTWWQTETGCILITPLPGITSTKPGSATRPFPGITAEILTDKGQPIPVGGGLLALTRPWPSMLRGIYGDPERFAAQYWSRWPGGIYFTGDGAKLDDDGFFWLLGRVDDVLNVAGHRLGTMEVESALVDHPKVAESAVVGRHHEIKGQAVAAFVTVKEGVATSEALADELKAHVAQKIGAIARPDDIIFAADLPKTRSGKIMRRLLRDIAEGKALGDTTTLADPAVVARLKEQYADEQG encoded by the coding sequence ATGTCGGACCAGTCCTCGAAGACCACCCCCGAGATCGACGCCCTGCTGAGCGAGAACCGGAGGTTCGAGCCGTCGGAGGCCTTTCGCGCCGCGGCCAACGTGAACGACCCCGGCGTGTACGACCGCGCCGCGAAGGATCCGGAGGCCTTCTGGGAAGGGTTCGCGCGGGAACTTGAGTGGATGACGCCCTGGTCCAAGACGCTCGAGTGGACGCCGCCGTACGCCAAGTGGTTCGTGGGCGGCACGCTCAACGCCAGCGTCAACTGCGTCGACCGCCACATCCGGGGTCCGCGGCGCAACAAGGCGGCGATCATCTGGGAAGGCGAACCCGGCGAGCGGCGCACGCTCACGTATTTCGCGCTGTACCGTCAGGTGTCCCAGTTCGCCAACGTGCTGAAGGCGCGGGGCGTCGTGAAGGGCGACCGCGTGGCGCTGTACATGCCGCTCGTGCCCGAACTGGCGATCGCGATGCTCGCCTGCGCCCGCATCGGGGCCGTGCACAGCGTGGTCTTCGGCGGGTTCAGCGCCGAGTCGCTCCGCGACCGCATCAACGACTCGGCCTGCAAGGTGCTCGTCACAGCCGACGGCGGGTACCGCCGCGGCAGCATCGTGCCGCTCAAGCAGATGGCCGACGAGGCCGTCGAGCAGACGCCGTCCATCACGTCGGTGATCGTGGTCAAGCGCGGCGCCGCCGACCTGCGCGTCCACATGAAGGCCGGCCGCGACCACTGGTATCACGAGCTGATGGACGAGGCGTCGTACCAGTGCACGCCCGAGCCGATGGACTCCGAGGACATGCTCTACATCCTCTACACGTCGGGCACGACGGGGAAGCCGAAGGGCATCGTCCACACCACGGGCGGCTACCTGACGGGCACGTACGCGACATCGAAGTGGGTCTTCGACTTGAAGGAGGACGACGTCTACTGGTGCACGGCCGACATCGGCTGGGTGACCGGGCACAGCTACGTGGTCTACGGCCCACTGGCGAACGGCGCTACCGTCCTGATGTACGAAGGGGCGCCCGACTGGCCGAAGAAGGATCGCTTCTGGGAGATTGTCGAGCGCTACGGCGTCACCGTGTTCTACACCGCGCCCACGGCCATCCGGGCGTTCATGCGGTGGGGCACCGAGTGGCCGGAGAAGCGCGATCTGTCGTCGCTGCGGCTGCTGGGATCGGTCGGCGAGCCGATCAATCCCGAGGCCTGGATCTGGTACCACCTGCACATCGGCCGCGAGCGCTGTCCCATCGTGGACACCTGGTGGCAGACCGAGACGGGCTGCATCCTCATCACGCCGCTCCCCGGCATCACGAGCACGAAGCCGGGTTCGGCGACACGGCCGTTCCCCGGGATCACCGCCGAGATCCTCACCGACAAGGGACAGCCCATTCCGGTGGGCGGCGGCCTCCTGGCGCTGACGCGTCCCTGGCCGTCGATGCTCCGCGGGATCTACGGCGATCCCGAGCGGTTCGCGGCGCAGTACTGGAGCCGCTGGCCTGGTGGCATCTACTTCACGGGCGACGGCGCGAAACTGGACGACGACGGGTTCTTCTGGCTGCTCGGACGCGTAGACGACGTGCTGAACGTCGCCGGTCACCGCCTGGGGACGATGGAAGTCGAGAGCGCGCTCGTGGATCACCCAAAGGTGGCCGAGTCTGCGGTCGTGGGTCGCCACCACGAGATCAAGGGACAGGCCGTGGCGGCCTTCGTGACGGTCAAGGAGGGCGTGGCCACCTCGGAGGCACTGGCGGACGAGCTCAAGGCACACGTCGCCCAGAAGATCGGGGCTATCGCCCGGCCCGACGACATCATCTTCGCCGCCGACCTGCCCAAGACGCGGTCGGGCAAGATCATGCGGCGGCTGCTCCGAGATATCGCCGAGGGCAAGGCGCTGGGTGACACCACCACGCTGGCCGACCCGGCGGTCGTCGCCCGCCTCAAGGAACAGTACGCGGACGAGCAGGGGTAG
- a CDS encoding ABC transporter ATP-binding protein produces MALIETNDIWKTYTMGDEEIHALRGVSIQIDKGEYVAIMGPSGSGKSTLMNLIGCLDTPSKGTYLLNGKQVSTMNDNELARIRNEEIGFVFQTFNLLPRATALHNVELPLVYAGISAKDRLDRAKGALERVELGHRMHHKPNELSGGQRQRVAIARALVNNPSILLADEPTGNLDSKTGVEIMALFARLHEAGNTIVLVTHEADVAAYAHRQILIRDGQVEKDVRQAA; encoded by the coding sequence ATGGCCCTGATCGAAACCAACGACATCTGGAAGACCTACACGATGGGCGACGAGGAGATTCACGCCCTGCGCGGCGTGAGCATCCAGATCGACAAGGGCGAGTACGTCGCCATCATGGGGCCGTCAGGGTCCGGCAAGTCCACGCTGATGAACCTGATCGGCTGCCTGGACACTCCCAGCAAGGGCACCTACCTGCTGAACGGCAAGCAGGTCAGCACGATGAACGACAACGAGCTGGCCCGGATCAGGAACGAGGAGATCGGGTTCGTTTTCCAGACCTTCAACCTGCTGCCCCGCGCGACGGCCCTGCACAACGTGGAGCTTCCCCTGGTGTACGCCGGCATCTCCGCGAAGGACCGCCTGGACCGCGCCAAGGGCGCGCTCGAGCGCGTTGAACTGGGCCACCGCATGCACCACAAGCCGAACGAGCTGTCCGGTGGTCAGCGTCAGCGCGTGGCCATCGCCCGGGCCCTCGTGAACAACCCGTCGATTCTCCTGGCCGATGAGCCGACCGGCAACCTCGACTCCAAGACGGGCGTCGAGATCATGGCCCTCTTCGCCCGCCTTCACGAGGCCGGCAACACGATCGTGCTCGTGACGCACGAAGCCGACGTGGCGGCCTACGCACACCGCCAGATCCTTATCCGCGACGGCCAGGTCGAGAAGGACGTCCGCCAGGCGGCCTGA
- a CDS encoding dodecin family protein — MAVARVTEIIAGSKKGFQDAIEQGIARAARTLKNVEGAWVQDQKIIVQKGKITEYRVALKVTFILEK; from the coding sequence ATGGCCGTCGCACGAGTGACCGAGATCATCGCCGGATCGAAGAAGGGCTTCCAGGATGCCATCGAGCAGGGCATCGCCCGCGCGGCGCGGACGCTGAAGAACGTCGAGGGCGCCTGGGTGCAGGATCAGAAGATCATCGTCCAGAAAGGCAAGATCACGGAGTACCGCGTGGCGCTCAAGGTGACGTTCATCCTGGAGAAGTAG
- a CDS encoding glycosyltransferase family 39 protein, protein MSVAESRRRAPVSRREWAVVATVLILALALRTWRLDTASIDHYDEGVYAFSALGLSQAGGSLHPEQRNSPALHSWVTGVAFRLAGASDVVMLAVNAVLGTVTVGVLWFLARGWFGAGPAIGAAALLALNDYHVALSRSGLTDVLFGLLFVLAVGATMAALERPSAGRAALAGVAVGLAWNTKYHGWLSVVVVTSGLVPWAIGRRWTLKDYAVAVRQLAIVTAVAVACYLPWMLYLIDAFGGYGAMAKYQTSFLSRNWPGNFLRQAAQQMYFDGVLTRISLPAAAMAMAAVGPAWPASARWLGAVAALGLAGAIAGGTPLTWALTAAAIPVLLAGRSLATWTLLAWGAIFLLLTPVYNPYARLVLPFTLATVLASAYALSRAPIWEGAPRHGKPWLGVPAAAAVLILLAVGAIAADRDDPASRWRDTRSLPRAAAAIAARVEPGARVFVVGEAALAFHLELAGLDALRGFEQFDVLEQDAREQYVVTGFYTRGAPSLRDGLKRLMPRLERLGEYEFVPTDFRLLDSFRPEAARAFLRAPDDRYALTLYRYRPDVPLPAAP, encoded by the coding sequence ATGAGCGTGGCCGAATCCCGGCGGCGTGCGCCGGTGTCCAGGCGCGAGTGGGCCGTCGTGGCGACGGTCCTGATCCTGGCCCTGGCGCTGCGGACCTGGCGGCTCGACACGGCGTCCATCGACCACTACGACGAAGGTGTCTACGCCTTCTCGGCGCTCGGTCTCAGCCAGGCCGGCGGATCCCTCCACCCGGAGCAGAGAAACTCGCCGGCGCTCCACTCGTGGGTGACGGGCGTCGCATTCCGGCTCGCGGGCGCGTCCGATGTCGTGATGCTCGCCGTCAACGCGGTGCTGGGCACGGTGACGGTCGGCGTGTTGTGGTTCCTGGCACGCGGCTGGTTCGGAGCGGGCCCGGCGATCGGCGCCGCCGCGCTCCTGGCGCTCAACGACTACCACGTCGCTCTGTCCCGCTCGGGGCTGACCGACGTCCTGTTCGGGCTGCTGTTCGTCCTCGCCGTCGGGGCCACGATGGCGGCGCTGGAGCGCCCATCGGCCGGACGGGCTGCGCTGGCGGGTGTGGCCGTCGGGCTCGCCTGGAACACGAAATACCACGGGTGGCTGTCGGTTGTCGTCGTCACGAGCGGCCTCGTGCCGTGGGCCATCGGCCGACGGTGGACACTGAAGGACTACGCCGTGGCGGTTCGGCAGCTGGCCATCGTCACCGCCGTCGCCGTCGCCTGCTACCTGCCGTGGATGCTGTATCTCATCGACGCCTTCGGCGGCTACGGCGCCATGGCCAAGTACCAGACGTCGTTCCTCAGTCGGAACTGGCCCGGCAACTTCCTGCGGCAGGCCGCGCAGCAGATGTACTTCGACGGGGTGCTCACGCGGATCTCCCTGCCCGCGGCGGCCATGGCGATGGCGGCCGTGGGCCCGGCGTGGCCGGCCTCCGCACGGTGGCTCGGCGCGGTGGCCGCGCTCGGGCTGGCCGGGGCGATCGCCGGCGGAACGCCCCTCACCTGGGCGCTCACGGCGGCCGCGATTCCGGTGCTGCTGGCCGGCCGCAGCCTGGCCACGTGGACGCTGCTCGCCTGGGGGGCGATCTTCCTCCTCCTCACCCCCGTCTACAACCCGTACGCCCGGCTGGTGCTCCCGTTCACCCTGGCTACCGTACTGGCCTCGGCGTACGCGCTTTCACGGGCACCCATCTGGGAGGGCGCTCCGAGGCACGGGAAGCCGTGGCTGGGCGTGCCTGCCGCGGCGGCGGTCCTGATCCTCCTGGCCGTCGGCGCCATCGCCGCCGACCGAGACGACCCGGCGTCGCGCTGGCGTGATACCCGGTCGCTGCCCCGAGCCGCCGCCGCCATCGCTGCGCGGGTGGAGCCGGGCGCCCGTGTGTTCGTCGTGGGCGAGGCCGCGCTCGCGTTCCACCTCGAACTGGCCGGCCTCGACGCGCTCCGAGGGTTCGAACAGTTCGACGTGCTCGAGCAGGACGCTCGGGAGCAATACGTCGTGACCGGCTTCTACACCAGGGGCGCGCCTTCGCTCAGGGACGGACTGAAGCGCCTCATGCCGCGCCTGGAGCGGCTCGGCGAGTACGAGTTCGTGCCGACGGACTTCCGGCTCCTCGACAGCTTCCGGCCGGAGGCCGCCCGCGCGTTCCTGCGGGCGCCAGACGACCGCTACGCGCTCACGCTCTACCGCTACCGACCCGACGTGCCGCTCCCGGCGGCCCCCTAA
- a CDS encoding ATP-binding cassette domain-containing protein codes for MTRPLVEVRDLRKHFTRGGGLFQRGTVVKAVDGVSFSIDEGETFGLVGESGSGKSTTGRCMLRLVEPTSGHVHYGGQDVLAYSAGELRAARRHMQMIFQDPYSSLNPRMKARDIVDEPLVIHRLGSARERAARVAELFRLVGLDPAHLDRYPHEFSGGQRQRIGLARALALEPKFIIADEPVSALDVSIQAQVVNLLMDLQQRLQLTYLFIAHDLRLVRHICRRVAVMYLGRIVEMGDTEAIFAAPSHPYTQALLSAVPVTDPDAPRLRIELDPAALSLDAPLIEVAPGHLAAIR; via the coding sequence GTGACCCGGCCGCTCGTCGAGGTCCGTGACCTCCGGAAGCACTTCACCCGTGGAGGCGGGCTCTTCCAGCGCGGCACCGTGGTGAAGGCCGTGGACGGCGTGTCGTTTTCGATCGACGAGGGCGAGACGTTCGGGCTGGTCGGCGAATCGGGCAGCGGCAAGAGCACCACGGGGCGCTGCATGCTCCGTCTGGTCGAGCCGACGTCCGGGCACGTGCACTACGGCGGCCAGGACGTGCTCGCCTACTCGGCCGGGGAGTTGCGTGCCGCACGGCGGCACATGCAGATGATCTTCCAGGATCCCTACTCGTCGTTGAACCCCCGGATGAAGGCGCGCGACATCGTGGACGAGCCGCTCGTCATCCACCGCCTGGGCTCGGCGCGCGAGCGGGCCGCGCGCGTGGCCGAGCTGTTCCGGCTCGTCGGTCTCGACCCGGCGCACCTGGACCGCTACCCGCACGAGTTCTCGGGCGGGCAGCGGCAACGGATCGGCCTGGCCCGCGCGCTGGCGCTCGAGCCGAAGTTCATCATCGCGGACGAGCCCGTCTCGGCGCTCGACGTGTCGATTCAGGCGCAGGTGGTGAACCTGCTCATGGACCTGCAGCAGCGCCTGCAGCTCACCTACCTGTTCATCGCGCACGACCTCCGGCTCGTGCGCCACATCTGCCGTCGCGTCGCGGTGATGTACCTGGGCCGGATCGTGGAGATGGGCGACACGGAGGCGATTTTCGCCGCCCCCTCGCATCCCTACACACAGGCGTTGCTCTCGGCGGTGCCCGTCACCGACCCCGACGCGCCGCGGCTGCGCATCGAACTCGATCCCGCCGCGCTCTCGCTCGACGCGCCCCTCATCGAAGTCGCGCCCGGCCACCTGGCGGCCATCCGGTAA
- a CDS encoding methylmalonyl-CoA mutase family protein: MTDPTPKRFHASPHDLTGWDDQRDLGFPGEFPYTRGIQPTMYRGRLWTMRQYAGFGTAEASNARYRYLLGQGVSGLSVAFDLPTQIGYDSDHALAAGEVGKVGVAIDSIDDMATLFDGIPLGTVSTSMTINATAIILLALYVAVGKRQGVGSRALSGTVQNDILKEYIARGTYIFPPGPSLRVVTDVFAYCEREVPQWNTISISGYHIREAGSTAVQEVAFTFANAVAYVQAAVDAGLDVNSFGQRLSFFFNAHNDFLEEVAKFRAARRLWARIMRDRFGATNPRAMQLRFHTQTAGSTLTAQQPDNNVVRVAVQALAAVLGGTQSLHTNSRDEALALPTEDSARLALRTQQVIAHESGVANTVDPFGGSWHVERLTDEIESGAVDLMARIDGVGGTLRAIETGYVQRQIQESAYRAQQAIDSGTQVVVGVNRFGTDERPTLDVFALDPDVERRQVEKVRRLRAQRDDDASRAALAAVATAAAGRDNLVPPIIAAVEAQATVGEIADTMRGVFGEFREVAID, from the coding sequence ATGACCGACCCGACGCCGAAGCGGTTCCACGCCTCGCCCCACGACCTCACCGGCTGGGACGACCAGCGGGATCTCGGGTTCCCAGGGGAGTTCCCCTATACCCGGGGGATTCAGCCGACCATGTACCGTGGCCGGCTCTGGACGATGCGGCAGTACGCCGGGTTCGGCACGGCCGAGGCCTCCAACGCCCGGTACCGGTATCTGCTCGGGCAGGGCGTCTCGGGCCTGAGCGTCGCGTTCGACCTGCCCACCCAGATCGGCTACGACTCGGACCACGCCCTGGCGGCGGGCGAGGTCGGCAAGGTCGGGGTCGCCATCGACTCCATCGACGACATGGCGACGCTGTTCGACGGGATTCCCCTGGGGACGGTGTCCACGTCGATGACCATCAACGCCACCGCCATCATCCTGCTGGCGCTCTATGTGGCCGTGGGCAAGCGCCAGGGCGTCGGCTCCAGGGCGCTGTCCGGCACGGTGCAGAACGACATTCTCAAGGAGTACATCGCCCGCGGCACCTACATCTTCCCGCCGGGTCCCTCGCTCAGGGTCGTGACCGACGTCTTCGCCTACTGCGAACGGGAAGTGCCGCAGTGGAACACCATCTCCATCAGCGGGTACCACATCCGCGAGGCCGGCTCCACGGCCGTCCAGGAGGTGGCCTTCACCTTCGCCAACGCCGTGGCGTACGTCCAGGCGGCGGTGGACGCGGGACTGGACGTCAACTCCTTCGGGCAGCGCCTCTCGTTCTTCTTCAACGCCCACAACGACTTCCTGGAGGAGGTCGCCAAGTTCCGGGCGGCCCGGCGCCTGTGGGCGCGCATCATGCGCGACCGCTTCGGCGCGACCAACCCGCGGGCGATGCAGCTCAGGTTCCACACCCAGACGGCGGGCAGCACGCTCACGGCGCAGCAGCCCGACAACAACGTGGTGCGCGTCGCGGTGCAGGCCCTGGCGGCGGTGCTCGGCGGCACGCAGTCGCTGCACACGAACTCCCGCGACGAGGCGCTGGCGCTTCCCACCGAGGACTCGGCCCGCCTCGCGCTGCGTACGCAGCAGGTCATCGCGCACGAGTCCGGCGTGGCGAACACGGTGGATCCATTCGGCGGGTCGTGGCACGTCGAGCGGCTGACCGACGAGATCGAGTCGGGGGCCGTCGACCTGATGGCGCGCATCGACGGCGTCGGCGGCACGCTTCGCGCGATCGAGACCGGGTACGTGCAGCGGCAGATCCAGGAGTCGGCGTACCGGGCGCAGCAGGCGATCGACTCGGGCACCCAGGTGGTCGTGGGCGTGAACCGCTTCGGCACCGACGAGCGGCCCACGCTCGATGTGTTCGCGCTCGATCCCGACGTGGAGCGCCGCCAGGTGGAGAAAGTGCGCCGCCTGCGCGCGCAGCGTGACGACGACGCCAGCCGAGCCGCGCTGGCCGCCGTCGCGACCGCCGCCGCGGGCCGGGACAACCTGGTGCCGCCGATCATCGCCGCCGTCGAGGCCCAGGCGACCGTGGGCGAGATCGCGGATACGATGCGGGGCGTGTTCGGCGAGTTCCGCGAGGTCGCCATTGACTAG
- the gpmA gene encoding 2,3-diphosphoglycerate-dependent phosphoglycerate mutase has translation MHTVVLVRHGESQWNRENRFTGWVDVDLSEKGQTEARAAGELLKAEGLTFDLAFCSVLKRAIRTLWIVQDELDLLWIPVHKSWRLNERHYGALQGLNKAETAAKHGEAQVKIWRRSYDIPPPALSADDPYFPGHDRRYADVDAAELPRTECLKDTVQRFLPYWHETIAPAIRSGRRVIIAAHGNSLRALVKYLDGISDRDIVELNIPTGIPLVYELDADLRPLKPGRYLGDPEAAKRAAEAVAKQAGTGGTAR, from the coding sequence ATGCACACCGTCGTTCTCGTGCGCCATGGGGAGTCGCAGTGGAACCGGGAGAACCGGTTCACCGGCTGGGTGGACGTCGACCTGAGCGAGAAAGGCCAGACAGAGGCTCGCGCGGCCGGCGAGCTCCTCAAAGCCGAGGGCCTGACCTTCGACCTGGCGTTCTGCTCGGTCCTCAAGCGTGCCATCCGCACGTTGTGGATCGTCCAGGACGAGCTGGACCTGCTGTGGATTCCCGTTCACAAGTCCTGGCGGCTGAACGAGCGCCACTACGGCGCCCTCCAGGGCCTCAACAAGGCGGAGACCGCCGCGAAGCACGGCGAGGCGCAGGTGAAGATCTGGCGGCGCAGCTACGACATCCCGCCGCCGGCCCTGAGCGCCGACGATCCGTATTTTCCGGGACACGATCGGCGCTATGCCGACGTCGACGCCGCCGAGCTCCCGCGCACGGAGTGCCTGAAGGACACGGTGCAGCGCTTCCTGCCGTACTGGCACGAGACCATCGCGCCAGCCATCCGCAGCGGGCGGCGCGTGATCATCGCGGCACACGGGAACAGTCTCCGGGCCCTCGTGAAGTACCTCGACGGCATCAGCGACCGCGACATCGTCGAGCTCAACATCCCGACGGGCATCCCGCTGGTGTACGAGCTCGATGCCGATCTCCGGCCCCTCAAGCCGGGACGGTATCTGGGCGACCCGGAGGCCGCCAAGCGGGCCGCCGAGGCGGTGGCGAAGCAGGCCGGAACGGGCGGAACCGCCCGCTAG
- a CDS encoding aldo/keto reductase: MAIRPSTAFDMKRRDLLALLAGLPAMSLSGLAQAGMPTRTVPSTGERLPVIGLGSSKVVEAIAKNGEGPVREVLRALVAGGGKVVDTWPRNPANDGRFGAVLDEPDLRDRLFVTTKIDRVGREAGVAQFRESLRSYRRKTIDLVQIFSLTDLDTHWPSLKAWKEAGQARYIGVTVAEPRLHGALEQFLKNERPDFTQVNYSITERASEDRLLPLAADRGVAVLVNRPFMNGAYFTRLEGTPLPPWAAEVGCTTWAQFSLKYILSNPAVTAVLTETGNPHHMTENAATALGRLPDGRARARMRQFIQAL, encoded by the coding sequence TCCTGGCCCTCCTCGCCGGTCTGCCGGCGATGTCGCTCTCCGGTCTCGCGCAGGCGGGGATGCCCACGCGGACGGTGCCGTCGACGGGCGAGCGCCTTCCGGTAATCGGCCTTGGATCGAGCAAGGTCGTCGAGGCGATAGCGAAGAACGGCGAGGGTCCCGTCCGCGAGGTGCTGCGGGCGCTCGTCGCCGGCGGCGGGAAGGTGGTGGACACCTGGCCGAGGAACCCCGCGAACGACGGCCGGTTCGGCGCCGTCCTCGATGAGCCGGACCTTCGCGACCGCCTGTTCGTCACGACGAAGATCGACCGCGTTGGCCGCGAGGCCGGTGTCGCGCAGTTCCGCGAGTCGCTCCGGTCCTACCGGCGCAAGACGATCGACCTCGTGCAGATCTTCAGCCTGACGGACCTCGACACGCACTGGCCGAGCCTGAAGGCCTGGAAGGAGGCGGGGCAGGCGCGCTACATCGGCGTGACGGTGGCCGAGCCGCGGCTGCACGGGGCGCTCGAGCAGTTCCTGAAGAACGAGCGGCCGGATTTCACGCAGGTCAACTACTCGATCACCGAGCGGGCGTCCGAGGACCGGCTTCTTCCCCTGGCGGCCGACCGCGGCGTGGCCGTGCTCGTCAACCGGCCGTTCATGAACGGCGCCTACTTCACGCGCCTCGAAGGGACCCCGCTGCCGCCATGGGCCGCCGAGGTGGGCTGCACCACCTGGGCGCAGTTCTCACTGAAGTACATCCTGTCGAATCCGGCGGTGACCGCCGTACTGACCGAGACCGGCAATCCGCACCACATGACCGAGAACGCCGCCACGGCGCTTGGCCGCCTGCCCGACGGTCGGGCGCGGGCTCGAATGCGCCAGTTCATCCAGGCGCTCTAG
- a CDS encoding ABC transporter ATP-binding protein codes for MTSPAAAAPPGTAGPLLAVRGLTTVFDTGGPPLVAVNDLSFEIRKGETLGLVGESGSGKSVTAFSLLRLVPPPGRITAGRIEFQGRDLLALTEKEMCAVRGAGIGLVFQEPMAALNPVMRVGKQIGESLVVHGRSTAREARDRAVDLLRAVKIADPETRVDDYPHQLSGGMRQRVMLAVALACRPPLVIADEPTTALDVTVQAQILDLLREMKKAFDLSLLLITHDLGVIAEVADRVAVMYAGRIVEEGPVRAIFRQPAHPYTRGLLASMPSGRAGDRLVAIEGAVPNLADLPPGCAFAPRCPSRLDACVRAVPPDVAVGDGHHARCVLHVAEDRPASAGTGGAR; via the coding sequence TTGACTAGTCCGGCGGCCGCCGCCCCGCCGGGGACGGCCGGCCCGCTCCTGGCCGTCCGCGGCCTCACGACGGTGTTCGACACCGGCGGCCCGCCGCTCGTGGCCGTGAACGACCTGTCGTTCGAGATTCGCAAGGGCGAGACGCTGGGCCTGGTCGGCGAGTCCGGCAGCGGCAAGTCCGTCACGGCGTTCTCGCTGCTGCGCCTCGTGCCGCCGCCGGGCCGCATCACGGCCGGACGCATCGAGTTCCAGGGCCGAGATCTCCTGGCGCTGACCGAGAAGGAGATGTGCGCGGTCCGAGGCGCCGGCATCGGCCTCGTGTTCCAGGAGCCCATGGCGGCGCTGAATCCCGTGATGCGGGTGGGAAAGCAGATCGGGGAGTCGCTGGTCGTCCACGGCCGATCGACCGCGCGCGAGGCGCGCGACCGGGCGGTGGATCTGCTCCGCGCCGTGAAGATCGCCGACCCGGAGACGCGCGTGGACGACTACCCGCACCAGCTCTCGGGCGGGATGCGCCAGCGCGTGATGCTGGCCGTGGCGCTCGCGTGCAGGCCGCCGCTCGTCATCGCCGACGAACCCACGACCGCGCTCGACGTCACCGTCCAGGCCCAGATCCTGGATCTGCTGCGGGAGATGAAGAAGGCGTTCGACCTCTCGCTCCTGCTCATCACCCACGATCTCGGGGTCATCGCGGAGGTCGCCGATCGGGTGGCCGTGATGTACGCGGGCCGGATCGTGGAAGAGGGCCCGGTCCGGGCGATCTTCCGCCAGCCGGCGCATCCGTACACGCGGGGGCTGCTGGCGTCGATGCCCAGCGGAAGGGCCGGCGACCGGTTGGTCGCCATCGAGGGCGCCGTGCCGAACCTGGCCGATCTGCCACCCGGATGCGCCTTCGCCCCACGGTGCCCGAGCCGCCTCGACGCCTGCGTCCGCGCCGTCCCGCCCGACGTCGCGGTCGGAGACGGGCACCACGCCCGCTGCGTCCTGCACGTCGCCGAGGACCGCCCGGCGAGTGCCGGCACGGGAGGCGCCCGGTGA